From Suricata suricatta isolate VVHF042 chromosome 1, meerkat_22Aug2017_6uvM2_HiC, whole genome shotgun sequence, a single genomic window includes:
- the GK2 gene encoding LOW QUALITY PROTEIN: glycerol kinase 2 (The sequence of the model RefSeq protein was modified relative to this genomic sequence to represent the inferred CDS: inserted 5 bases in 3 codons; deleted 3 bases in 3 codons; substituted 2 bases at 2 genomic stop codons) has protein sequence MASLKKAAVGPLVGAVVQGTNSTCFLVFNSKTTDILGYHQVELTQELPKEGXVEQDPKEILQSVYECIERTCDKLSKLNIDISNIKAIGVSSQNEMTIIWDKLTEEPLYNAVVWLDLRTQPTVENLNLKIPGNSNFVKAKTRLPLSTYFSAVKLRWILDNMRIVQKAVEEGRALFGTIDSXLIWSLTGGVNEGVSCTDVTNASRTMLFSIHSLEWGKWLFDFFEIPMDILPNVWSSSKIYGLMKAGTLERVPISGCLGSQSAALVGQICFQEGQAKNTYGIGFFLLCNTGHKCVFSEHDLLTTXDYQLGRDKPACYVLEGSVAIASAVIHWLRDNIRIINTSEEIEVLARDVGTSYSCYFVPAFSGLYAPYWEPTARGIICGLTQFTNKNHIAFAALETVCFQTQEXFDAMNHDCGIPLSHLQVDGRMINNKVLNQLQADFLHIPVIKPFMPKTTALRAAMAAGAAEGVGVWXLKPEDLSVVIMERFEPQIKATESEIRYSTWWKAVMKSMGWVTTLTPESSDPIIFSSLPLGFFIVSSMIILIRARYISGVP, from the exons ATGGCATCCCTGAAGAAAGCAGCTGTGGGGCCTTTGGTGGGAGCAGTGGTCCAGGGAACTAATTCCACTTGCTTTCTGGTTTTCAATTCAAAAACAACGGATATACTTGGTTACCATCAAGTGGAATTAACACAGGAGTTACCAAAAGAAGGATGAGTGGAACAAGACCCTAAGGAAATCCTTCAGTCTGTCTATGAGTGTATAGAGAGAACGTGTGACAAACTTAGTAAACTGAACATTGATATATCCAACATAAAAGCTATTGGGGTCAGCAGTcaaaatgaaatgacaataatCTGGGACAAGTTAACTGAAGAGCCACTCTACAATGCTGTAGTGTGGCTTGATCTAAGAACCCAGCCTACTGTtgaaaatcttaatttaaaaata ccaggaaATAGTAACTTTGTAAAGGCCAAGACCCGCCTACCACTTAGCACTTACTTCAGTGCAGTGAAACTTCGTTGGATTCTTGACAATATGAGAATAGTTCAAAAGGCTGTTGAAGAAGGTAGAGCTCTTTTTGGTACCATTGACTCATAGCTTATTTGGAGTTTGACAGGAGGAGTAAATGAAGGTGTCAGTTGTACAGATGTAACAAATGCAAGTAGGACCATGCTTTTCAGCATCCATTCTTTGGAATGGGGTAAATGGCTTTTTGACTTTTTTGAAATTCCAATGGACATTCTTCCAAATGTATGGAGTTCTTCTAAGATCTATGGCCTGATGAAAGCTGGGACCTTGGAAAGGGTGCCAATATCTGGGTGCTTGGGGAGCCAGTCTGCTGCATTGGTAGGACAAATATGCTTCCAAGAAGGACAAGCCAAAAACACATATGGAATAGGCTTTTTCTTACTGTGTAACACAGGTCATAAGTGTGTGTTTTCTGAACATGACCTTCTGACCA GGGATTATCAACTAGGCAGAGACAAGCCAGCATGTTATGTACTGGAAGGTTCTGTTGCTATAGCCAGTGCTGTTATTCACTGG TTAAGAGACAATATTAGAATTATTAACACCTCAGAAGAAATTGAAGTACTTGCTAGAGATGTAGGTACTTCTTATAGCTGCTACTTTGTCCCAGCTTTTTCAGGGCTATATGCACCTTACTGGGAGCCCACTGCAAGAGGAATAATCTGTGGCCTTACTCAGTTTACCAATAAAAATCatattgcttttgctgcattagAAACTGTTTGTTTCCAAACCCAAGA TTTCGATGCCATGAACCATGACTGTGGAATTCCCCTCAGTCATTTGCAGGTAGATGGAAGAATGATCAACAATAAAGTTCTTAATCAACTACAAGCAGACTTTCTGCATAttcccgtaataaagccctttatGCCCAAAACAACTGCACTGAGAGCTGCCATGGCAGCAGGAGCTGCAGAAGGGGTGGGCGTTTG TCTTAAACCTGAGGATTTGTCAGTTGTCATTATGGAACGGTTTGAACCACAGATC AAGGCCACAGAAAGTGAAATTCGTTATTCTACCTGGTGGAAAGCTGTGATGAAGTCCATGGGTTGGGTTACAACTCTGACTCCTGAAAGCAGTGATCCTATTATCTTTTCTAGTTTGCCCTTGGGCTTTTTTATAGTGAGTAGCATGATAATTCTAATTCGAGCAAGGTACATCTCAGGTGTACCATAA